TCTCGCGATTCCCTTATGAGACACTCAAAGAGTCTTGATAAGCGTCCCAATTAAAACCAATGAGACGTTTCTGTGATCAATTGATTTTCTTGCAGTTTTAATTGAATCAACCATGTGTCCTCTTGCTTCGGGGTGGTGTCTTGCCGTTTTGCCCGCACAACCACTAATCGAGGCTCGTTTGGCGGTCCATTTCCGTCCACCTTGCGTCCAAGCAGCTTTCGTTCGCTCAAATTGCACTAAATAACTGGGCTCGATGAATGGCGTACCTGCTGTAGACACAGTGACGCAGGCTTGAGCGAAGTCTGTTTCGGCTGCTCAATGGGCGGAAAAAACGTGGTCTCACAAGTCTCGGCTAAGAGGCTGAATGAGTCTCGCTTCTTGTCTTGGTTGAGATGAGTTGACGCGAACGATTCTGTAGCCCTCGGCTTGCTGTGACATAAAAAAAGCCCTCATCTGAGGGCCTTGCGTCAATGCATGGAACAGAACAATCAGGTGCTGGTCTGCATTCCCTGAATCAGAAAATCAAAATAGGGTCCCGCAAGTCTCTGTTGATCATCGGAGAGAAGAACTAAAGAAGCTTCACGCATAGCTCGCATGGCATCCACCATTCCAGGCATAGGAACGCCAAGGCTGTTGTACATCTCGCGTGCGCCGACCAGACCGATCTGTTCAATCATCTCGGTGCTACCGGCAAGAACGCCATAGGTCACAAGCCGCAGATACCAGCTGTAATCCCTTAGGCATTGGGCACGCTGTTTCTGACCGTAGGCGTTACCGCCGGGAGCGACATACTCAGGGCGAAGACTGAATAATTGCCGAGCCGATTCGTCAACAATCTTCTTCTCGTTGTCAGACAGGATCCGTACCACTGAGAGACGAACGGATCCTTGGCTGAGAAACTCCACAATCGAGTTCAGCTCGCCGCTGCTTGGATAGCGCAGATCGTCATCGGCTTTGAGGATCAGATCCCTTACAACGCTCATGACGGCTGGCATGCTGGGGAAAGTTTAAAGCTCCTGAACCCCAGCCATGGATGTGAGGTCGGGGGTGTTACGCCTTTGCAATGACATCACGCCCTGATTCACCAATGCCAGGCCTGACCATCACGGTTCAGGGAGAGGATCTCGATCAGCAGGGACGGGGAATCGCTCGCTGGAATGGCTGGGTGGTCACGGTGCCAGAACTCATTCCTGGGGAGGACGCCAGAGTTCAGTTGTTGCAACGGCAGCGACGGCTATGGCACGGCAAAAAGATCCAGAGCATTCAACCCTCACCCGATGCCCGACGACCGCCGTGCATCCTTGCCCATGTCTGTGGCGGATGCACTCTCCAGCACATCAGCGTTGATGCGCAGAACCATTGGAAACAGGAGAACCTCATCGCAACCCTTCAACGAATCGGGGGTGTCTCGGCCTTGGTTGGGCCCTTGATCAGTCCTGAGGTTGAGTCCCTCGGCTATCGCAATCGAGCGCTGATTCCGATGCAACGTGACGAAGGAGGACTTCGGCTCGGCTACTACCGCCGAGGCAGTCACCGCATCGTCAACCTGAATCACTGTCCCGTTCTCGACCCGCGGCTGGATGCCTTGATTGAGCCCATCAAGAACGATCTGGCCATGACCGACTGGCCGATCGATTCTGATTTGAGAGGTAAGCCGGGTCTCCGGCATCTCGGACTGCGCATTGGCATGCGAACCGGTCAGGTTCTGATCTCGCTTGTTGCAGCAACTGATCGCCTTCCTGGACTGGAGCAACTCGCTGCGCAGTGGATGCAGCGTTGGCCACAGTTGAAGGGGGTCACCCTGAATGTGCAACCCAAGCGCAGTAACACCGTGCTTGGTGATCAGACCCTCTGCATTGAGGGGCATGACGGGATTGAAGAGCACTTCTGCGGGCTATCGCTGGAGCTCGGAACCACCACGTTCTTTCAGGTGAATACCGAACGGGCGGAGCAGGTTGTCGCGATGATTCGCGACTGGATCAAGGCTTCAGCTCCGTCAGCCAGCGTGATCGATGCCTACTGCGGCATCGGAACCATCGCCCTGCCCTTGGCCGCCGCAGGATTGAACGTGCTCGGTCTGGAAATCAATCGAGCCTCCGTGGTCCAGGCCCAAGAGAATGCTCGCCGCAATGGGCTTGAAAACGCTTGCTTCCTTGATGGCGACGTCGCTGAACATCTGCAGAAATTGCTGCCAATCCATCAAGTGCTTGTTGTCGACCCTCCCAGAAAGGGCCTGACCCCGGCGGTCTTGCAGATCATTCTGGCGATTCCACCTGCCTTCCTGATTTATCAGAGCTGCGACCCCGCGACTCTGGCAAGAGATCTGCAGCAACTGACGGGGCCTGATGGGCCCTATCGGATTGAACAGATCCAGCCTGTGGATTTCTTCCCCCAAACCTCCCATCTGGAATGTTTGGTCATGATGGTTCGCGTCAACTCCGAAGCTCCACCTCAAACTGCTTGATCAGGGCTTGACGCACCTTCTCGTGCACTGGCTGGATCTGGTCATCGGTGAGGGTGCTGTCCTTGCCGCGGTAGCGCAGTCGAAACGCCTGGCTGCAGCGGTCTTCACCCAATTGCTTGGCTTCGAAACGATCGATCAGTTCGACTGACTCCAGTAAGGGCTTGCCGGCCTTGCGAATGGCCTGGAGCAGATCACCCGACGGCAGAGATTTTGAAACCACCATTGCCAGATCTCGCTCCGACGCTGGCAGGTTGGAATAAGGCTTGAACTGAGGGACCCAGCGGTTTTGACGGGAAGCGGCATTGAGAAGCAGTGCCGTGTCGAAATCGAAAAGGTATGTCTCTGACGGCAACTCAAACGTTTCGCAAAGCGACGGATGCAGCTGTCCGAAGCATCCCAGGGGTTTGCCTTCCACAACAACCGTTGCGGCACGGCCTGGGTGCAGACGACCATCGTCTGTGAGGCATCGATCCTGACTCTCAATTCCCAGGGACGAGAACAGAGAGCCAAGGATGCCCCGAGCCTCGTAGTAATTCAGAGGCGAAGGTTTCCCGCTGGTGCACCAGCGGGAGACGCGTCGCTCACCACAGATCACGCCACCGAGGCGGGATTGCTGAAGAACGCCGCTGGCATCAGGAGAGAAGACATTGCCGATTTCAAACAACCAACAACCGGGTTGTGATGCCTGCAGATTGCGCTGGCAAATTTCGAGATGTTCCTGCCAAAGCGTCGTACGTAGATGGCTTGTTTCGGCCAGGAGGGGGTTGCTGATAGCAATTCTGGCCACGTCGGTGGCGTCAGCACCGGTGAGAGAGAGTGTTGTGACCTCTTGAAGCCCAAGCGCACACAGG
The sequence above is a segment of the Synechococcus sp. PROS-7-1 genome. Coding sequences within it:
- a CDS encoding allophycocyanin subunit alpha-B; the encoded protein is MSVVRDLILKADDDLRYPSSGELNSIVEFLSQGSVRLSVVRILSDNEKKIVDESARQLFSLRPEYVAPGGNAYGQKQRAQCLRDYSWYLRLVTYGVLAGSTEMIEQIGLVGAREMYNSLGVPMPGMVDAMRAMREASLVLLSDDQQRLAGPYFDFLIQGMQTST
- the rlmD gene encoding 23S rRNA (uracil(1939)-C(5))-methyltransferase RlmD: MTSRPDSPMPGLTITVQGEDLDQQGRGIARWNGWVVTVPELIPGEDARVQLLQRQRRLWHGKKIQSIQPSPDARRPPCILAHVCGGCTLQHISVDAQNHWKQENLIATLQRIGGVSALVGPLISPEVESLGYRNRALIPMQRDEGGLRLGYYRRGSHRIVNLNHCPVLDPRLDALIEPIKNDLAMTDWPIDSDLRGKPGLRHLGLRIGMRTGQVLISLVAATDRLPGLEQLAAQWMQRWPQLKGVTLNVQPKRSNTVLGDQTLCIEGHDGIEEHFCGLSLELGTTTFFQVNTERAEQVVAMIRDWIKASAPSASVIDAYCGIGTIALPLAAAGLNVLGLEINRASVVQAQENARRNGLENACFLDGDVAEHLQKLLPIHQVLVVDPPRKGLTPAVLQIILAIPPAFLIYQSCDPATLARDLQQLTGPDGPYRIEQIQPVDFFPQTSHLECLVMMVRVNSEAPPQTA